A single Methylomonas sp. AM2-LC DNA region contains:
- a CDS encoding universal stress protein → MSLYTHILIAADFSDHGHEVSHVAKQLAEQNQAKLSVIHVFENIPIAEPLYAPMTFDADIAEELMKNAQIGLRKFADDLSVPEERQWFELGSPKLEIVRVAEENQVDLIVVGSHGRHGLGLLLGSTANGVLHHAKCDVLAVRLKDD, encoded by the coding sequence ATGTCTCTCTACACGCATATTCTGATTGCAGCTGATTTTTCCGATCATGGCCATGAAGTGAGTCATGTGGCCAAGCAGCTCGCTGAACAAAATCAGGCGAAACTCAGTGTCATACACGTATTTGAAAATATTCCTATTGCCGAACCTTTGTATGCGCCCATGACCTTTGATGCTGATATTGCCGAAGAGTTGATGAAAAATGCACAAATTGGTTTGCGGAAATTTGCGGATGACTTGTCCGTTCCAGAAGAACGTCAGTGGTTTGAACTGGGTAGTCCTAAATTGGAAATTGTGCGTGTTGCGGAAGAAAATCAGGTCGATTTAATTGTGGTAGGCTCTCATGGTCGGCATGGTTTGGGTTTATTGCTGGGTTCTACCGCCAACGGAGTTTTGCATCACGCTAAATGCGATGTATTGGCGGTACGCTTAAAAGATGACTAG
- a CDS encoding TM2 domain-containing protein, with amino-acid sequence MLGHIESYDEKFQTGIVKYQDEFYEFHLDQWTSNQPPKTGDDVDFDHDEGKVTEIGLVGAYLVELKPVKSRILAALLGIVLGFVGIHRFYLGFYTLGLAQIAVTYLTGGYGVVWGFTEGILIFLGHIYKDAKGRPLK; translated from the coding sequence ATGCTTGGACATATAGAAAGTTACGACGAAAAATTTCAAACCGGTATCGTTAAGTATCAGGATGAGTTTTACGAATTTCATCTTGATCAATGGACTTCTAATCAACCACCTAAAACAGGGGATGATGTTGATTTTGATCATGATGAGGGTAAAGTCACCGAAATTGGTTTAGTGGGTGCTTATTTGGTGGAATTAAAGCCGGTAAAAAGTCGCATTTTAGCTGCCTTATTGGGTATTGTTTTAGGTTTTGTAGGCATACATCGTTTTTATTTGGGTTTTTATACTTTAGGTCTTGCACAAATTGCGGTGACCTATCTAACTGGCGGTTATGGCGTTGTGTGGGGATTTACAGAAGGTATTTTGATTTTTTTGGGTCACATCTATAAAGATGCTAAAGGCAGGCCTTTAAAATAA
- the trpE gene encoding anthranilate synthase component I: MTPAQFIEYAQQGYNRIPVCREVLADLDTPLSAYFKLADAPYSYLFESVHGGEQWGRYSIIGLPCRIRIKISGLTIRIETEGAATECFEHSHPLQWIEEYRLQFKVPDIEGLPRFNGGLVGYFGYETIAYIEPRLQSKGKPDPIGTPDILLMVSEDLLVFDNLSGKMLLLTHADPSKADAFNAAQARLDELVVTLREAKANPQPHVQLKCVEEADFVSGFTQQGYEDAVLKAKQYISDGDIMQVVLSQRMSIPFSASPLDLYRALRCLNPSPYMYYLNLEDFHIVGSSPEILVRLEDDLVTVRPIAGTRPRGASQEQDLAFEQELLADPKEIAEHLMLIDLGRNDTGRVAKIGTVKLTDKMIIERYSHVMHIVSNVTGELQDNKNAFDVLAATFPAGTVSGAPKIRAMEIIDELEPVKRGIYSGAVGYISWSGNLDTAIAIRTAVIKDKTLHIQAGAGIVYDSIPRSEWEETMNKGRAVFMAVTMVEAGLEGGKA; encoded by the coding sequence ATGACACCCGCACAATTTATAGAATATGCCCAACAGGGCTATAACCGCATACCGGTATGTCGCGAAGTATTGGCTGATTTAGATACCCCGCTTAGCGCCTATTTCAAACTGGCAGATGCTCCTTATTCCTATTTATTTGAATCGGTTCATGGTGGAGAGCAATGGGGACGCTACTCTATTATTGGGTTGCCTTGTAGAATTCGCATTAAAATCAGCGGGTTGACTATTCGTATAGAAACAGAGGGTGCTGCTACTGAATGCTTTGAGCATAGTCACCCATTGCAATGGATAGAAGAATACCGTTTGCAATTTAAAGTGCCTGATATAGAAGGCCTACCCCGTTTTAATGGTGGCCTGGTTGGCTATTTCGGCTACGAAACTATTGCCTATATTGAGCCACGTCTGCAATCAAAGGGTAAACCCGATCCGATTGGCACACCCGATATACTATTGATGGTGTCAGAAGATTTACTGGTGTTCGACAATCTATCCGGGAAGATGCTATTACTGACGCATGCTGATCCGTCTAAGGCCGATGCTTTTAACGCAGCCCAAGCTAGATTGGATGAACTAGTGGTAACGTTGCGCGAAGCTAAAGCAAATCCGCAGCCCCATGTACAACTAAAATGTGTAGAGGAAGCTGATTTTGTATCCGGTTTTACCCAGCAAGGTTACGAAGATGCGGTATTAAAAGCCAAACAATACATTTCGGATGGCGATATTATGCAGGTCGTATTATCGCAGCGCATGTCTATACCGTTTTCTGCCTCCCCACTTGATTTGTATCGCGCTTTGCGTTGTCTGAATCCTTCCCCGTATATGTATTATCTTAATCTGGAAGATTTTCATATCGTTGGTTCTTCACCGGAGATACTGGTGCGTCTGGAAGATGATTTGGTCACTGTACGCCCTATTGCCGGTACGCGTCCGCGTGGTGCTAGTCAGGAACAGGATTTGGCTTTTGAACAAGAGTTGCTTGCAGATCCTAAAGAAATTGCCGAGCATTTGATGCTGATAGATTTGGGCCGTAACGATACGGGGCGGGTGGCTAAAATCGGTACCGTTAAATTGACTGATAAAATGATTATAGAGCGCTATTCTCATGTCATGCATATTGTGTCTAATGTCACTGGCGAATTGCAGGATAATAAAAATGCTTTCGATGTGTTGGCGGCAACTTTTCCGGCTGGCACTGTCAGTGGTGCGCCTAAAATTCGAGCCATGGAAATTATCGACGAGCTGGAGCCAGTAAAGCGTGGTATTTATTCTGGTGCAGTGGGGTATATTTCCTGGTCGGGTAATCTGGATACGGCTATTGCTATCCGTACTGCGGTAATTAAAGATAAAACCTTACATATTCAGGCGGGTGCTGGCATCGTTTACGATTCGATACCACGTAGCGAATGGGAGGAAACCATGAATAAAGGTCGAGCAGTGTTTATGGCGGTGACTATGGTCGAAGCAGGTTTGGAAGGAGGTAAGGCATGA
- a CDS encoding aminodeoxychorismate/anthranilate synthase component II — MSTVKLVMIDNYDSFTYNLVQYFGELGAEVTVVRNDEVSVEAIDALRPDKIVISPGPCTPKEAGISVDTIRTYAGKYPILGVCLGHQSIGYAFDGNIIHAKSIMHGKTSQVYHHNLGVFSGLNNPFIATRYHSLVIEQASLPDCLEVTAWTQDAAGNLDEIMGVRHKTLDIEGVQFHPESILTEHGHDMLRNFLQR, encoded by the coding sequence ATGAGCACTGTTAAATTGGTCATGATCGATAATTATGATTCGTTTACTTATAATCTGGTGCAGTATTTTGGCGAGTTAGGCGCAGAGGTAACCGTTGTGCGTAACGACGAAGTCAGTGTCGAAGCTATAGATGCATTACGGCCTGATAAGATTGTTATCTCGCCTGGACCCTGTACACCAAAAGAAGCCGGTATTTCTGTTGATACTATTCGCACCTATGCAGGCAAATATCCAATTTTAGGTGTCTGTTTGGGGCATCAAAGTATAGGCTATGCGTTTGATGGCAATATCATCCATGCAAAGTCAATTATGCATGGCAAAACGTCACAGGTATATCATCATAATCTGGGGGTTTTTTCCGGTTTGAATAACCCCTTTATTGCAACTCGCTATCATTCTTTGGTTATTGAACAGGCCTCTCTGCCAGACTGTTTGGAAGTAACTGCCTGGACGCAGGATGCGGCTGGTAATTTGGATGAGATTATGGGGGTGCGTCATAAAACGCTGGATATTGAAGGTGTGCAATTTCATCCGGAATCGATTCTGACTGAACATGGACACGATATGCTGCGTAATTTTTTGCAGCGTTAA
- a CDS encoding TIGR03862 family flavoprotein yields MPDYAPLQVAIIGGGPAGLMAAETLAFAGVQVDVYDAMPSFGRKILQAGVGGLNITHSEPYDSFCSRYGDRQAHLQAIIDKLPPSRLCAWVHDLGIDTFIGSSGRVFPTQMKAAPLLRAWLHRLRGAGVRLHVRHRWLGWDNAGALRMVNPDGEISLKPQATVLALGGASWPQLGSDGAWLPLLQAKGVEIAPLQSANCGFEVGWSQYLRDKFAGTPLKAVALTFTDAQGNTERRQGEMVISTGGVEGSLIYAFSKRLREQLHADGSATFTLDLMPDRDIVKIIETLSHPRGSRSLSSHLQSRLGLTGLKVALLHEVLGKEQFNHVTTLAATIKALPISVHATRPLVEAISTAGGVCFSNLDKNLMLTNLPSVFVAGEMLDWEAPTGGYLLNACFASGLCAGQGVRDWLNLTV; encoded by the coding sequence ATGCCCGATTACGCACCTCTGCAAGTCGCCATTATTGGTGGAGGTCCGGCTGGTCTGATGGCTGCTGAAACCCTTGCTTTTGCAGGTGTGCAGGTCGATGTATACGATGCTATGCCCTCATTCGGCCGTAAAATATTGCAGGCGGGAGTGGGTGGTTTGAATATTACTCACAGTGAACCCTATGACAGTTTTTGCTCACGTTATGGCGATAGACAAGCTCACTTACAAGCAATAATAGACAAACTACCTCCTAGTCGCTTGTGTGCATGGGTACACGATTTGGGTATTGATACCTTTATCGGCAGTTCCGGCCGTGTATTCCCTACGCAGATGAAAGCCGCACCCTTATTGCGTGCCTGGTTGCATCGCTTGCGTGGCGCGGGTGTGCGTTTGCATGTGCGGCATCGCTGGTTGGGTTGGGATAATGCGGGTGCATTAAGAATGGTAAATCCCGATGGTGAAATTTCGCTCAAACCTCAAGCAACTGTATTGGCGTTGGGTGGTGCCAGTTGGCCGCAACTGGGTTCTGATGGTGCATGGTTACCGTTATTACAGGCAAAGGGTGTTGAAATTGCACCCTTGCAAAGTGCCAATTGTGGTTTCGAAGTAGGCTGGAGCCAGTATTTACGTGACAAATTTGCCGGTACACCGCTTAAAGCGGTGGCTTTAACCTTTACTGATGCGCAGGGTAATACTGAACGACGCCAAGGAGAAATGGTGATCAGTACTGGCGGGGTGGAAGGCAGTTTGATTTATGCGTTCTCGAAGCGCTTGCGCGAACAACTGCATGCAGATGGCAGTGCTACATTCACGCTGGATTTGATGCCTGATCGGGATATAGTGAAGATAATCGAAACGCTGAGTCATCCGCGTGGCTCCCGTTCGTTATCCAGCCATTTACAAAGCCGTCTTGGTTTGACAGGCCTTAAGGTTGCTTTATTGCATGAGGTACTTGGCAAGGAACAATTCAATCATGTGACTACCCTGGCGGCAACCATTAAGGCTTTACCTATTAGCGTACATGCCACTCGGCCACTTGTAGAAGCCATTAGTACTGCAGGTGGTGTGTGTTTTAGTAATCTCGATAAAAATCTGATGCTCACCAATCTACCCAGTGTGTTTGTGGCTGGCGAGATGCTGGATTGGGAGGCGCCAACAGGTGGTTATCTACTCAATGCTTGTTTTGCCAGCGGTTTGTGCGCGGGGCAGGGAGTGCGTGATTGGTTAAATTTAACTGTTTAG
- the trpD gene encoding anthranilate phosphoribosyltransferase has product MQIQATLEKLLNKQDLNTEEMQAVMYAMMRGELTDAQTAGFLIALRCKGETVEEIAAAVSVMRELVQRVPVVGKHVIDTCGTGGDGANTFNISTAAAFVVAAAGGKVAKHGNRSVSSCCGSADLLEAAGVNLDMSAAKVSKCIEDIGVGFLFAAKHHSAVRHTVDPRKQMGVRTLFNLIGPLANPANAPHQLVGVFSRQWLLPVAEVLKKLGSKHVLVVHAQDGLDEISISADTDVAELKDGSISCYTLSPEKLGVARGSLASLAVDNAQASLDMINALLDNQPGPARDIVVLNAGAAIYAADLVTTLQAGIETALQVIENGTAKQKFAQLVSYSNNL; this is encoded by the coding sequence ATGCAAATCCAGGCTACGTTAGAAAAACTTCTTAATAAACAAGATCTCAATACCGAAGAAATGCAGGCCGTTATGTACGCGATGATGCGTGGCGAATTAACCGATGCGCAAACCGCAGGATTTTTGATTGCGTTGCGTTGCAAAGGGGAAACAGTAGAAGAAATAGCGGCGGCAGTGTCTGTGATGCGCGAATTGGTGCAACGTGTACCGGTTGTAGGTAAACACGTGATTGATACCTGTGGTACGGGAGGAGATGGCGCCAACACATTTAATATTTCTACAGCAGCGGCGTTTGTCGTGGCAGCAGCAGGCGGCAAGGTGGCAAAACACGGTAACAGATCCGTTTCCAGTTGCTGTGGTAGTGCGGACTTACTGGAAGCGGCTGGCGTAAATCTGGATATGTCTGCTGCCAAAGTATCAAAATGTATTGAAGACATTGGCGTTGGTTTTTTGTTTGCAGCCAAGCATCATAGTGCAGTGCGCCATACTGTCGATCCACGTAAACAAATGGGCGTGAGGACACTGTTTAATTTGATTGGTCCGCTAGCTAATCCAGCCAATGCTCCACATCAGTTAGTGGGAGTATTTAGCCGCCAGTGGCTATTACCCGTGGCGGAGGTATTAAAAAAATTGGGTAGTAAGCATGTGTTGGTGGTGCATGCTCAGGATGGTTTAGACGAAATTAGTATTTCTGCCGATACTGATGTGGCCGAATTAAAAGATGGAAGTATCAGTTGTTATACCTTATCACCCGAAAAACTGGGAGTGGCTCGTGGTAGTTTGGCCAGTTTAGCCGTAGATAATGCGCAAGCCAGTCTGGATATGATTAACGCCCTACTGGATAACCAGCCTGGCCCTGCAAGAGATATTGTGGTTTTAAATGCTGGTGCAGCTATTTATGCAGCAGATTTGGTGACTACTTTGCAAGCAGGTATTGAAACAGCCTTACAAGTCATAGAAAACGGCACAGCTAAACAAAAATTTGCGCAGTTAGTTAGTTACTCTAATAATTTGTAG
- the fliW gene encoding flagellar assembly protein FliW, whose amino-acid sequence MEIQSKLLGKQEIDPNTIISFPLGIPGFEDQTRFKLFHQEGSEIVFWLQAVDNADLTFSVSNPLLFNINYSFTLTDEEEKLLQITNSEELIILIVLHKDEESSEIGQPIIKGSIKSPLLINIEKRVGYQKVLAVVEQSITLIEKKSEIQLTEV is encoded by the coding sequence ATGGAAATACAATCAAAATTATTAGGCAAGCAGGAAATCGATCCAAATACCATTATTAGCTTTCCGCTGGGTATTCCTGGATTTGAAGATCAGACGCGTTTCAAACTATTTCATCAGGAAGGTAGCGAGATTGTGTTCTGGCTACAAGCAGTTGATAATGCCGATTTAACATTTTCAGTATCTAATCCACTGTTATTTAATATTAATTACAGCTTTACTCTGACTGACGAGGAAGAAAAGTTGTTACAGATTACTAACAGTGAAGAGCTAATCATTCTTATTGTTTTGCACAAAGATGAAGAGAGCTCTGAGATTGGTCAGCCTATTATTAAAGGTTCAATCAAGTCGCCTTTGCTGATTAATATCGAAAAGCGTGTAGGCTATCAAAAAGTATTGGCTGTTGTTGAACAGAGTATTACTTTAATTGAAAAAAAGAGTGAAATTCAATTAACTGAAGTGTAA
- the panD gene encoding aspartate 1-decarboxylase: MHINMLKAKLHRARVTHSELDYEGSCAIDSKILEFSGIREYEQIHIYNINNGQRFTTYAIRAEENSGVFSINGAAARLACPGDLIIVCAFASMDEQELKDYKPTLVYFDGNNTISHSSHSIPVQAA, from the coding sequence ATGCACATAAACATGCTTAAAGCCAAGTTACACCGAGCGCGTGTAACGCACTCAGAATTGGATTATGAAGGCTCCTGTGCTATTGACAGCAAGATCCTGGAATTTTCAGGTATCAGGGAATATGAACAAATCCATATCTACAACATTAACAATGGTCAGCGTTTTACGACCTATGCAATTCGCGCTGAAGAAAATTCAGGTGTTTTTTCCATTAATGGTGCTGCCGCGCGCTTAGCTTGCCCAGGCGACCTAATAATAGTCTGCGCTTTTGCCAGTATGGATGAACAGGAACTAAAGGACTATAAACCTACTTTGGTATATTTTGATGGCAATAATACTATCAGCCATTCCAGCCATTCTATTCCGGTGCAGGCGGCATAA
- the panC gene encoding pantoate--beta-alanine ligase codes for MQTITTIKALRGCIRQWRQAGYSVAFVPTMGNLHAGHIQLVETAKQKADKVVVSIFVNPTQFGVNEDFNSYPRTEQQDQTALQEHSADVLFLPSIAEMYPQLPQTVISVSELSKLHCGSNRPGHFDGVALVVCKLLNIVLPDLLLLGEKDFQQLTVIRNMITDLNIPVELQGVTTVREADGLALSSRNGYLTDAQRLVAPMLFQALCCVRDAVLTHSDNYHHVLAEQKLSLQQAGFEIDYFNLCRSSDLLPAKSDDQHLVLMIAAKLGSTRLIDNICFNRQATDRTDYLNNKYYA; via the coding sequence ATGCAAACCATCACTACCATTAAAGCGTTACGAGGCTGCATTCGCCAATGGCGACAAGCAGGGTACAGTGTAGCTTTCGTACCTACCATGGGTAATTTACACGCCGGACATATACAACTGGTAGAAACTGCCAAACAAAAGGCGGACAAAGTAGTGGTGAGTATTTTTGTTAATCCAACACAATTTGGCGTTAATGAAGACTTTAACAGCTACCCTCGCACAGAACAACAAGATCAAACGGCACTACAGGAACATAGTGCCGATGTACTGTTTTTACCCAGTATTGCAGAAATGTATCCACAATTGCCACAAACCGTCATTAGTGTCAGCGAATTATCCAAATTACATTGCGGCAGCAATCGCCCTGGTCATTTTGATGGGGTTGCCCTGGTAGTGTGCAAGCTATTGAATATTGTACTGCCGGATTTATTGCTTCTAGGCGAAAAGGATTTTCAACAATTAACAGTCATCCGCAACATGATTACTGATTTAAATATACCGGTGGAATTGCAAGGTGTTACCACTGTAAGAGAAGCAGATGGCTTGGCGCTGAGCTCACGTAACGGTTATTTGACAGATGCACAACGTCTGGTCGCACCTATGCTGTTTCAAGCCCTGTGTTGCGTACGTGATGCCGTTTTAACGCATTCTGACAATTATCATCATGTTTTGGCCGAACAAAAATTAAGCTTGCAACAAGCAGGTTTTGAGATTGATTATTTTAATCTTTGTCGCAGCAGTGATTTATTGCCAGCAAAGTCAGATGATCAACACCTAGTGTTGATGATTGCAGCAAAACTAGGCAGTACACGCTTAATCGATAATATCTGTTTTAACCGACAAGCAACTGATAGGACTGACTATTTAAATAATAAATACTATGCTTAA
- the panB gene encoding 3-methyl-2-oxobutanoate hydroxymethyltransferase, giving the protein MEDTVMNLYGTPNQTLTITDLQAMKVKGEKISCLTAYDASFSALLDEIGIDVLLVGDSLGMVIQGHSSTVPVTVDDMVYHSRQVAAARKRAVIITDMPFASYATPEQALETATRLMQAGAAQMVKLEGAKPDIIRFLVAQGISVCGHLGLLPQSINYLGGFKVQGKEPSEAQQIIEEAKKIEQAGASLLVLECIPASLTQQICQQLTIPVIGIGAGPDCDGQVLVLYDILGISIGKQARFSKNFMHGANSIEDAIRRYHQAIKSQQYPDLEHCY; this is encoded by the coding sequence ATGGAAGATACAGTCATGAATTTATATGGAACACCCAACCAAACACTGACCATCACCGATCTACAAGCCATGAAAGTTAAGGGTGAGAAAATCAGCTGTTTAACTGCCTACGACGCCAGTTTTAGCGCCTTGCTAGATGAAATTGGCATTGATGTGTTGCTGGTTGGTGATTCTCTAGGCATGGTCATCCAAGGGCATAGCTCCACCGTACCTGTTACGGTCGATGATATGGTCTACCATAGCCGACAAGTTGCGGCAGCCCGTAAACGTGCTGTTATCATTACAGATATGCCATTCGCCAGCTATGCAACTCCCGAACAAGCGCTGGAAACAGCCACCCGCCTGATGCAAGCAGGTGCGGCACAAATGGTTAAACTGGAAGGAGCCAAACCAGATATTATTCGCTTTTTGGTTGCTCAGGGTATTTCTGTCTGTGGTCATTTGGGTTTACTGCCGCAATCCATCAATTATCTTGGTGGTTTTAAGGTACAGGGAAAAGAGCCTTCTGAAGCTCAACAGATTATTGAAGAGGCTAAAAAAATTGAACAAGCCGGGGCAAGCTTATTAGTTCTGGAATGTATTCCAGCCAGCTTAACCCAGCAAATCTGCCAACAACTGACTATTCCAGTGATCGGTATAGGTGCCGGTCCTGATTGCGACGGTCAGGTACTGGTACTTTACGATATACTGGGCATTAGTATTGGCAAGCAAGCACGCTTTTCTAAAAACTTTATGCACGGAGCCAACAGCATTGAAGATGCCATACGCCGTTATCATCAGGCCATAAAATCCCAACAATATCCAGACTTAGAACACTGTTACTAA
- the folK gene encoding 2-amino-4-hydroxy-6-hydroxymethyldihydropteridine diphosphokinase — MSLSESWNEVFIGLGSNLDNPIQHIQQAISAITQLTTVEFIACSSLYNSLPVGPQDQPNFVNAVLRIKTCLTPQNLLKALQNIENDHGRVRNQHWGARTLDLDILLYGTDIVKEPNLQIPHAEISNRGFVLYPLAEIVAEDLFIPGKAYLSELLTACQADGLWKIQS; from the coding sequence ATGAGTTTATCAGAGTCATGGAATGAAGTATTTATAGGCTTAGGCAGCAATCTCGATAACCCAATCCAGCATATCCAACAAGCAATATCCGCAATTACTCAACTGACGACTGTTGAGTTTATCGCTTGCTCTTCGCTTTATAATAGCCTGCCCGTTGGTCCTCAAGATCAACCCAATTTTGTAAACGCCGTTCTCCGTATCAAAACCTGCCTGACACCTCAAAATTTGCTTAAGGCATTACAAAACATAGAAAATGATCATGGTCGAGTCCGAAATCAACACTGGGGAGCCCGAACCTTGGATTTAGATATTTTATTATATGGTACGGATATTGTTAAAGAACCCAATTTGCAGATACCCCATGCAGAAATATCAAATCGTGGTTTTGTGTTATATCCCTTGGCAGAAATTGTTGCAGAAGATTTATTCATACCTGGCAAAGCGTATCTGTCAGAACTCTTGACGGCTTGTCAAGCTGATGGCTTATGGAAGATACAGTCATGA
- the pcnB gene encoding polynucleotide adenylyltransferase PcnB, with protein sequence MVKIYPRSEHCISRSKISENALKVLIRLKKANFEAYLVGGCVRDLLLGREPKDFDVATNASPEQIKQIFRNCRIIGRRFRLAHVFFGREIIEVATFRGSEPDESDQQVVHEDGRLLRDNVFGTLEQDVWRRDFTVNALYYNIRDFSVVDYTGGMQDHTAGVLRLIGDPATRYREDPVRMLRAIRFAVKLGFSLHPDTKQPIHQCAELLKSIPSARLYDEMLKLFLSGYGLQTFEMLRHYGLFAILFPATDKCLETQEQDFPRLFLIKALDNSDKRFASGKSLTPYFLLAAILWEPLQLAVKKRMLAGENETIAYQNAANQVLSDQIKITAMPRHITQAMRDVWFLQNKFTRTVGVRPFRLLEQVKFRAAYDFLELRAATGGSDPQLVEWWTQFQLADEELRQKMTTPTKGSQGKPRRKSGRYRSKVKSAIQE encoded by the coding sequence TTGGTAAAGATTTATCCGCGCTCCGAACATTGTATTTCTCGTTCGAAAATCAGCGAGAATGCATTGAAGGTCTTGATACGCCTGAAAAAAGCAAATTTCGAAGCCTATCTGGTCGGTGGGTGTGTACGCGATTTACTTTTGGGACGAGAACCCAAGGATTTTGACGTAGCAACCAATGCCAGTCCGGAACAAATTAAACAAATTTTCCGAAATTGCCGGATTATTGGCAGACGTTTTCGTCTTGCCCATGTATTTTTTGGACGGGAAATTATCGAAGTAGCCACCTTTCGTGGCTCCGAACCGGATGAATCTGATCAACAGGTGGTTCACGAAGATGGGCGCTTACTACGCGACAATGTTTTTGGTACTTTAGAACAAGATGTGTGGAGACGCGATTTTACTGTCAATGCTCTGTACTATAATATTCGCGACTTCTCTGTAGTTGATTATACAGGTGGAATGCAGGACCATACTGCGGGCGTATTACGCCTGATTGGCGATCCTGCCACTCGTTATCGTGAAGATCCGGTTAGAATGTTGCGTGCCATTCGCTTTGCTGTGAAATTAGGTTTTAGCCTGCATCCTGATACCAAACAGCCTATTCATCAATGTGCAGAGCTATTAAAAAGTATTCCGTCCGCACGGTTATATGACGAAATGCTTAAACTATTTCTATCGGGCTACGGATTACAAACATTCGAAATGCTTAGACATTACGGTCTGTTCGCCATTTTGTTTCCGGCTACGGATAAATGCCTAGAAACCCAAGAACAAGATTTTCCGCGTCTGTTTTTGATTAAGGCCCTAGATAACTCCGACAAGCGTTTTGCTTCTGGTAAAAGCCTAACACCCTATTTTCTGTTAGCGGCCATACTCTGGGAGCCGCTACAACTTGCCGTTAAAAAACGTATGTTAGCTGGCGAAAACGAAACCATCGCTTATCAAAATGCCGCCAATCAAGTGTTAAGTGATCAAATTAAAATTACCGCTATGCCGCGTCATATTACTCAAGCCATGCGCGATGTATGGTTTTTACAAAACAAATTTACCCGAACAGTAGGGGTCAGACCCTTTCGTTTACTGGAACAAGTAAAATTTAGAGCCGCTTACGATTTTCTAGAACTTCGTGCAGCAACTGGAGGCTCTGATCCGCAACTAGTGGAGTGGTGGACACAATTTCAACTAGCGGACGAGGAATTACGTCAAAAAATGACCACCCCAACTAAAGGCAGCCAAGGCAAACCTAGACGCAAATCAGGGCGCTACCGCAGTAAAGTAAAATCGGCTATTCAGGAATGA
- a CDS encoding RDD family protein: protein MPKIVNKNPKKPGAELNSAPGFLIRIAAICYDILLLLAVLFLATLLALPFNATQAFSAEQFSYRFYLICVSFIFYGWFWVNGGQTLGLRAWKLKLVRFDGGAITWQHATLRYLAAILSWACLGLGFFWCLWDKNRLCWHDYLSKTRLYRDK from the coding sequence TTGCCAAAAATTGTTAATAAAAATCCCAAAAAACCCGGCGCAGAATTAAATTCTGCACCGGGTTTTTTAATCAGAATAGCCGCTATTTGCTACGATATACTGTTATTGTTGGCCGTGCTTTTTCTGGCCACACTACTGGCATTGCCATTCAATGCCACTCAGGCATTTTCTGCCGAACAATTTTCTTATCGATTCTATCTTATTTGCGTAAGCTTTATTTTTTACGGCTGGTTTTGGGTTAACGGTGGGCAAACCTTGGGTTTACGTGCCTGGAAGTTAAAACTGGTCCGTTTTGATGGTGGTGCAATCACTTGGCAACATGCGACATTACGTTATTTGGCCGCAATATTATCGTGGGCGTGTTTGGGGCTGGGTTTTTTCTGGTGTTTATGGGATAAAAATCGCTTATGCTGGCACGATTATCTGTCTAAAACCCGCCTCTATAGGGACAAATGA